One window from the genome of Elaeis guineensis isolate ETL-2024a chromosome 5, EG11, whole genome shotgun sequence encodes:
- the LOC105045319 gene encoding uncharacterized protein → MGKPEDEQALSTGPSSSSEAAEGNAGDGCPRCRSIGKIVRPRCVVALVLGVAVLLSAVFWLPPFLRHSGDLRDRNRDPRFKADIVASFRLQKPVALLSTNISKLQYDIYEEIGVLNSLVVVISLEPLAGSNWTTVVFAIWPYPKNSAMSSAEISILRESFMYLVTRQSTLHLTTSLFGNSSFFEVLKFPRGITIIPPQSAFLLQKVQPIVNFSLNVAIYEVQDRLSQLKDQMKSGLLLNSYENLYVKLTNSEGSTLFPPTTVETSIVFKVGNHQPLLPRLKQLAKTINNSSAGNLGLNHTVFGRVKQVRLSSFLQHSLNGGGSSSPGPSPQPLPDYHNHHHHHHHHHHHHHHHHHHHPYMHLAPAPPPRHSYPVPPPSHCRYSNRPKSKSYYPVPTSEPVASPEHSAAPVASPQHSSVPNSVPQHSAAPESAPQHSITPHVHEDSPAPAPDMHPASPLPTVYFAHARPPSVSVTDAKPPDRVPSISPVPSASSASGWSSVHWVLALLLCVLMRL, encoded by the exons ATGGGGAAACCCGAAGACGAGCAGGCGTTATCTACCGGTCCATCGTCGTCGTCGGAGGCCGCCGAGGGGAATGCAGGCGATGGCTGCCCCCGGTGCCGATCCATCGGCAAGATCGTGCGGCCGCGGTGTGTTGTCGCGCTGGTTCTTGGTGTTgccgtgctgctgtcggcggtgttCTGGCTTCCCCCCTTCTTGAGGCATAGTGGGGATCTGAGAGATCGGAATCGGGACCCCCGGTTTAAAG CTGATATAGTAGCAAGTTTCCGACTGCAAAAGCCTGTTGCTCTGCTAAGCACCAATATCTCAAAACTTCAATATGATATCTATGAAGAAATTGGTGTTCTTAATTCCTTG GTGGTTGTAATTTCTCTGGAACCTTTAGCCGGATCAAATTGGACAACCGTAGTTTTTGCTATTTGGCCTTATCCAAAAAATTCAGCTATGTCATCTGCTGAGATAAGCATTCTCAGGGAGTCTTTTATGTACTTGGTTACACGGCAGTCAACTCTCCACTTGACCACGTCGTTGTTTGGGAACTCATCCTTCTTTGAGGTGCTAAAGTTTCCTCGAGGGATTACAATTATCCCTCCACAAAGTGCTTTTCTTCTGCAAAAAGTGCAACCAATAGTTAATTTCAGTTTGAACGTTGCAATCTATGAAGTACAAGACAGACTCAGTCAACTGAAGGACCAGATGAAATCAGGGCTTCTACTCAATTCTTACGAG AATCTGTATGTTAAGTTGACAAATTCAGAGGGTTCAACATTGTTTCCTCCAACAACTGTTGAGACCTCCATTGTGTTTAAAGTTGGGAATCACCAACCACTATTGCCAAGGTTGAAACAGTTGGCTAAGACCATCAACAATTCTTCTGCAGGCAATCTTGGCCTCAATCACACTGTATTTGGTAGAGTAAAGCAGGTCCGACTTTCATCTTTTCTTCAACATTCTCTGAATGGTGGAGGCAGTAGTTCGCCCGGTCCCTCTCCTCAACCTCTGCCAGACTATcacaatcatcatcatcatcaccaccaccaccaccaccaccaccaccatcatcatcacCACCACCCATACATGCATCTGGCTCCTGCTCCTCCTCCTCGGCACAGTTACCCAGTTCCTCCTCCCTCTCATTGCCGATACTCAAACAGGCCCAAGAGCAAATCTTATTATCCAGTTCCAACTTCAGAACCCGTGGCctctccagagcattctgctgcaCCTGTGGCCTCCCCACAACATTCTTCGGTGCCTAACTCTGTACCACAGCATTCTGCTGCACCTGAGTCAGCACCACAGCATTCTATTACTCCGCATGTGCATGAAGATTCACCAGCTCCAGCTCCGGACATGCATCCAGCATCACCACTGCCTACTGTTTATTTTGCTCATGCACGACCCCCAAGTGTGAGCGTAACAGATGCCAAACCTCCTGACAGAGTTCCATCAATTTCACCTGTGCCAAGTGCAT CTTCTGCTTCAGGCTGGTCTTCTGTCCATTGGGTCCTCGCACTACTGTTATGCGTGTTGATGCGTTTATAG